The DNA segment gctctggggcggcatctgctcccccgtggggctccacgggtgcagggcactctctgctcagagCACCTCCCGCCTCCTGCCggccttcctctccctccccgttagcagaggtatttccctccaCCCTCGTGCCCTTCCTGCTCCTCCCATGTTCCCCTTTGTAAATACCTTCTCCCAGGTTACTCCACCATCGGGAATCGGCTCGGCCTTTGCCAGAGTCGAGtgcaacttggagccaggggagattCTGGAACTTTATCACAGGAGAccccactgtagccccctcccacACTCCAaagggtgcagccgggtgggtgctgagccccgggcaggggtgctgagcaccccagaGGCGCGAGCAGCAGGTTGCGGTGCTGAGGGAAGCTGCTCAGCCTCTGGCAGCAGACCGAGCCCAACGGGTTGCTCGGGAAAGGGCTCCTTCAGGCTTCCCCCATGACGCGGGCTCTGAGGATGCTCCAGATTCCTGCCTGttccctgcctgtgccctgcctgcggTGCACAAGTGTGCGAGGAGATGGCGGTGCAAGTCCTGGGACGACCATGGAGGTTGGGGGTGCGCttgtgtgtctgtccctgttcCTGCTCAtgctcttcctccatccctccccccccATACTGGGCCAGCACCCACCCTTGGTCACCACTTTCAGGCTCCCccaggctccccccacccccaatcagggtcggggatggagatggggcaggtcgggatggggcagggttgggctcttggctgctcctaCATGCTGTGCATGAACCCGGGAGGGGGAataggaaaagtgagaaaagctgTGGGTGGAGGTAAAACCAGTTCAATAGGAGGGGACAGATAGACAGGAAAAGTGCAAAGGCCCTCACTGACCCCacccatggggagatggatgcccagccaggtcctgaCCAAAACCTGGAAACCCCCACCCtccaaccccctcctctccattttattgctgagcaagaCTCGATACAGGGTTAAGCCTCTCCTGAGCACTCACCATTGTGGATGGATCGCTGATGCCTCCTGAGGGCACACTTTACCTGGAATCTCTTCCCACACTGGGAGCAGGGGAACGgtctctctcccgtgtggatgcgATGGTGGATGGTGACTTTCGTCCTgcaggagaagcgtttcccacacgtggggcagggaaagggcttctccttggtgtgtgtcctctggtgactctGGAGGTTTCCTCTCAGTGTGAAGGCTCTCCCGcaatcctggcacttgtagggcttctcgcCCGTGTGGATCCGTCGGTGATGGTACAGGCTACTCTGCCAggtgaagaccttcccacagtgctcacacctGTGCTCCTTCTGTCTTGAGTTCCTCGGTGGTTGGGTTGTGTCTTCTTGAGGGTCCtcaccgtacgtccctttgaaagagcattttcggggttcccccgttccgcggctcccttgcgtatcccggggctgctgttggccatcgtgctccacggccaccgcggggctctggggctcctcttggggcccttgcagcatccccctctgctctgccctgggctggcactgctcctccttctgctcggctgtcccagcgcctgggggggaccaaaggggctcagctgggggctcttaaggcacatgaagagcacccacctcctgcatggctctgcctgctcggctccctcccttcccttctcctcctcctcacacccccagggccttgCCCGTTATCCCCGTGTTGGGGTTTGAGCCCCGAGGGCAACTGAGCCCCCCAAGACCCTCcctcgccccttcctcctcagggggaggactcctcacactcctcccctgctccgccctgggctccctcccacgggagacagtcctccacgatcttcctcccacctgggtccctcccaggggctatgggggggcatctgctcccccgtggggctccacgggtgcagggcactctctgctcagggcacctcccgcctcgggtcgtccttcctcttcctcgctgGTCGCAGagctatttcccttccctcccacagcactcttcctcctcctcttcctcctcccttttctcctcctcctcctcctcccatcctcccctgGTTCAATCCCTTATCTCAGAACTCGCCGCCGccaattggctcggccttggccaggggcgggtccgacctggagccgcgggagctttgagcatcttctcgcaggagccccccctgtcccccctccgccgctcccagcccctccacacacaaaccagcacaacagggtgcagccgggtgggtgctgagccccgggcagggggtgctgagcaccccgagaggcggcagcaggtcccctgggggcgccgggatgcggattctccatccctcagggaaatccctgcagggaagggggggctgtgggggcaggaTACACCCCCCGGCCCAGGATGACCCGGGTGTGCACAGGGGTGGAAGGAGATGCGGGTGGGGGCACACGTCTGCCCATCCGACCCCTCGCCCTCCCCTGCCTttgtcctccccagcccccaccctccTCTTTTGCACCCCAGACCAGCCCCCGCCCTTCTTCCCACAttcacccccccaaacctcaccccccggcagcaccagggctgggatGTCTTCAGGAAATTCTCTGCTCTGCTCGTTCCCAGCTCGGGAATAGACCAATGCCAGGGTCAGGCGCGGCTGGAAGAGTGTTGGGACAAGAGAAGGGACCCGGGGGtaaggggggggtcaccccggcTTTGCATAACCAAGGGATGTCTGGCTAACGACTCTGCcctggaggggggagagaagggaggggaggggaacatcctgcccccgagggcagagaggctggaggaggctcggAGAAGCAGGACGCCCTCGGGCCAGGAATAGCTCTGGGGTCGGGTCCCCTCAGCCGCCTGCTtgcgtcccccctccccatctcctgtgCACCCCCAAATCTCTCCACGCTGCAACAAACGGGACACAACTCTGAAACCCGGTGGGAGCAAAATCCAATTTATTTgatagaaactttaaaaaaaaagaaatagttattTATTTGATTTCCTGTATGGGACAGACTCACCCCCTGGATCTGCGTGCACCCACCTAAGGACAGGAGCATCCCATACCTCCATTTTGACTGCAGGGACCTGCATGGATTTTTGCTTCCGCCAAGACTTTTTGCCGTAATTTCCTGCACTGCCCGCGGGCACCTCCTCCAAGGGGGCCTCTGGTGGACAAGACACCCGGTGCCCACGCTGAATGACTGCCCGCAGAACAGGCACGGGTGGGAGCTCTCCTGTGCGGGGAGACAGTCGTGCGTGgcgaggtgggagctgctcaggaagggtgaagctctccccaccctccaggcacttgtacggtctctctcccttctgggccctgtgctgggagatgaggctggagaagtccttgcaggtcttcccgccatctgggcccttgtggggtcgttctcccgggtgatttctttggtgacgtctcctgctgttactcccgcggaagatcttcccaccctcggggcagttagaggtcccccgcgtggcgcgggccaccggcttgctggtggctgggtgggtgttcttcacgccctccccttgtcccggcggtgtctgctcctccttgctctccaactcctcctccagcaccgggggtgcttgtcctggctccagctgggggctcggtgcctgcaggagagaaatccattgcactcagccatccccacccacagctcccccagggcctgcgaCATTTCACactaaaccccccccccccgggaggacTCACTGTGGTGAAGGGCTGCCTGATGACTCCTGAGGTGACACTTTATCCGGAATTTCTTGTCACAGTGCGAGCAGGCGAACATTCTTTCTTGTGTGTGGATGCGTTGGTGTATCCTGACTTTTGAGATAGAGTAGAAGAGTTTCCCACATGTGGTGCAGGGATAGGGCTTCTCCTCGGTGTGTGTCCTCCGGTGAATCTGGAGGTACCAGTTAtcactgaagctcttcccacactcctggcacttgaagggcttctctcccgtgtgggtccGTCGGTGACGGGTCACAGAGTGCTGCCTGCTGAAGAATTTCCCACAGTCCTCACACTTGTACTCCTTCCTTCTGGCGCTACTCTGTGGTGGGCTTGTCACTTCCTGAAGGTTTTCACCATTGTTACTGCTGGAAGAGCATTTCtggggttcccccgttccgcggctcccttgcgtatcccggggctgctgttggccatcgtgctccacggccaccgcggggctctggggctcctcttggggcccttgcagcatccccctctgctctgccctgggctggcactgctcctccttctgctcggctgtcccagcgcctgggggggaccaaaggggctcagctgggggctcttaaggcacatgaagagcacccacctcctccagcagctcccgcgCAGACCAGTATCCCCCAGTACGGTGCTGCCAGATGCTGGAGCCCTTGTGccattggtgtgtgtgtgtatagacaAGGGGgctctgtgtctgtgtgcatctgtgtgtccCCTCCTACCAATCCGCCTCTTTCTccctcatccttcctcttcctgctcctcctcctcacccaacTCTCCCTCTTCTCCACCGTGGACCAGTGCCCACCATTGCTCCTCACGTTCACCCACGctaaactcccccccccccccccccccgcgatgGCTGgtgatggagatggggcaggtcgggatggggcagggttgggctcttggttGCGCCCACCCACTGGGGGTGAACCTTGGAAGgggtaaagaagaggaaaagtgagaaaagctgTGGGTGGAGGTAAAACCAGTTCAATAGGAGGGGACAGATAGACAGGAAAAGTGCAAAGGCCCTCACTGACCCCacccatggggagatggatgcccagccaggtcctgaCCAAAATCTGGAAACCCCCACGCtccaaccccctcctctccattttattgctgagcaagaCTCGATACAGGGTTAAGCCTCTCCTGAGCACTCACCATTGTGGATGGATCGCTGATGCCTCCTGAGATATGACATTGCCCGGAATCTCTTCCCGCAGTGGGAGCAGGGGAACGGtttctctcccgtgtggatgcgATGGTGGGTGATGACAGTTGACTTACGGGAGAAGCCTTTTCCACacgtggggcagggaaagggcttctcctgGGTGTGTCTCCTCTGGTGATGCTGAAGGTGTACTCTCTGCGTGAATCCCCTCCCACAATCcca comes from the Athene noctua chromosome 34, bAthNoc1.hap1.1, whole genome shotgun sequence genome and includes:
- the LOC141972549 gene encoding uncharacterized protein LOC141972549 translates to MTFRHLSNLRRHQKEVHHGTYGEDPQKDTTQPRSRSRKKKVTCEVCGKVFTWQSSLISHLRSHTGEKPYKCWDCGRGFTQRVHLQHHQRRHTQEKPFPCPTCGKGFSRKSTVITHHRIHTGEKPFPCSHCGKRFRAMSYLRRHQRSIHNGEKEYKCEDCGKFFSRQHSVTRHRRTHTGEKPFKCQECGKSFSDNWYLQIHRRTHTEEKPYPCTTCGKLFYSISKVRIHQRIHTQERMFACSHCDKKFRIKCHLRSHQAALHHSESSRGGGV